The sequence GCATGGCCGCGCGCGCATTGCCTCGCTGCGAGCGGCTTCCGTAGCATACGCACCCTGGAGGCCCCCCGAGAACATGCGTTCCCCGCAGCCTGGCCCTGAGCGTCGCACCGATTCCGATGGCGTGACGCGGGTGACGCCCTCGCGTGAGTCTCCTGGCGGCTTGGGGCCCTGGCTCATCGGTGGGGCCCTGGCCATCACCGCGCTGTGCGTGGGGCTCTGTCTCTGGTGGCTGTCTCGCCCCGTTCCCGTGGAGGACCTGCCTCCCATCGTGGTGGCCGCTCGCCCCGCTCCGGCGGCTCCTTCCGTGACACCGGCTCGTCCATCCGTGCGGCCTGCCGCCGTCCCTGTCGCCGCGCCCACTCCCTCAGAGGAGCCCGCTCCCATGCCCGTTGATGAGCCGCCCCCGCTGGAAGGCAAGAGCGGGACGGCCCTGTACCAGCGCGGCACCAAGCCGTTGAAGCGGGGGCTCGTCGTCCCTGATGACTTCGAGCTGCCCCCTGGCTTCATGCGCCACTACCAGACGACGGATAACGGCCAGCCGCTCGCCGCCATCCTGATGTTCCATCCGGACTTCACGCCCAAGGACGCCAACGGGCAGCCCATCCCCATCCCCGAGAACCGCGTGGTTCCCGAGGAGCTGGCGCCCCCCGGCATGCCCCACCGGCTGCTGGAGATTCCTGTCGAGGATGAGGACTCGCAGTGATGTCCGTGAAGGGGTGGGCCGGGGCGCTCCTGGGCGTCGCGGCGACCACCGTGCTGTTCGCGGCGTTTGGACAGCTGCAAACGGGTTGGGTGTGGCTGGGCGCGGTAGCCATGGCGCCGTGGCTGGCGGCGGTGGATCGGGTTTCGTCGGCTCGGGGGGCCCTGGGCCTGGGCGTCCTGCTGTCGGTGACGTTCACCGCGGCGGTGTTCGGCTGGTTCCCGGGTGCCATCTCCGCGTATTCGCGTGCGCCGGTGTGGCTGTGCTGGGGCGTGTTCCTGCTCATCGCTCCCGTGCTGGAGCTCCAGTTCCTCACCGCTGCCTGGGTGCGGTGGTATGCGCGTCGGCAGGTCGGGGACGCCACGCGGCTGGCTTGGATTCCTCCCGTGCTCACCGCGCTCGCTTATGTGGGCACTGAGTGGTTCGCGCCCAAGCTGTTCGCCGAGACGCTGGGCCACGGCCTCTATGCTTCCGAGACGCTGCGCCAGGGCGCGGATGTGGCGGGCGCTCCGGGCCTGACGCTGGTCCTGCTGCTCATCAACGAGTGTGCCGTCTCGGTGGCTCGGGGGCTGGCTTCCCGGCGGACCTTGCGGCTGGGGCCGGTGGTCGTGGCAGCCGTGCTGGCTGTGTCGGGCTGGGGATATGGACGGGTGCGGTTGGGGCAGGTGCGTGCGGCGGTGCACTCGGCTCCGGCGCTGGTGGTGGGGGCGGTGCAGGCGAACATCACCAACATCGAGAAGCTGGCCGCGGAGCAGGGGACCTACGAAGTCGTCCGCAACATCCTGGATACGCATTACGCGATGTCGGATGCGTTGCTGCGCTCGGCGCCGCTGGACCTGCTGGTGTGGCCGGAGACGGTGTATCCGACGACGTTCGGGACTCCGAAGAGCGAGGACGGCGGTGCCCTGGATGATGAGATCCGTGGGTGGGTCGCCGAGCGTGGCGTGCCGCTGGTGTTCGGCACATACGACCTGGATGGCGATCGCGAGTTCAACGCCGCCATGTTCCTGGGGCCCTCCGCCGCGGGCGAATTGGCGCAGACCGCCTACCGCAAGACGATGCTGTTTCCGCTCACGGAGTGGGTCCCGGATGCGGTGGATACGCCCACGCTGCGCGCCTGGCTTCCGTGGACCGGCCGGTGGAAGCGTGGTCCGGGGCCTCGGTTGGTGGACTTCCGGTTGAACGGCGGCCGGGTGCTCAAGGTCGCTCCGCTCATCTGCTACGAGGCGCTCTTTCCCAACTACGTCGCGGCGGAGGTTCGCCAGGGCGCGGATCTGCTCCTCACGCTGTCGAATGACTCGTGGTTCTCCGGAACGTCTGCGCCCCGGTTGCACCTGATGCATGCGGCCTTTCGCAGCATCGAGACGCGCACGGCCCAGGTGCGGGTGACCAACTCGGGCATCTCCGCGTTCATTGATCCGGCCGGCACTTGGACGTCCGAGCTGGAGGACAACCAGCGCGCCAGCACCGTGATGCGGGTGCCGACGGCGGAGCGTCTGAGCTCGCTCGCGGGTGCATGGGGGGACTGGCTGGGACCCGTGGCGCTCGTGCTGACCGTGGTGCTGGCGGTGTGGATCCGTCGGCGCGGCGCGGAGCGGCCGGGGCGTGTCCCGGTGTGACGATGCTCAGGCTGCTTCGGCCTTCTGGGCGGTGAGTTGAGCGTCTGTCTTTGGCTTCTGGGCGATGACCTGGATCTCTCTTCGCATGTGCGTGAGCCGGCACACCTGCACCCAGGCCCAGAGGAAGGCGAAGCGCACATACTCGTAGGGGGCTCGGACTCCCTTCGCCAGTCTCCGGCGGAGGATGTCCTTGCCCGCCTTCACCGGGTGCATGCCGGCCCTGGCGCAGGCGTCCGCGAGGTTGTGCTCGTAGAAGTAGACGTGGTGCTGCCAGCCTCTGCGGTCCGGCCGGAACGAGCGGCCCTTCCGGGGCATCACGATGATCTTGTAGTACGCCGCGTCCGGGACGATGACGAAGGCCACGCCTCCCGGCCTCAACACGCGTTGGATTTCGCGCAGCCCGTCCATGGGCTGGTCCACGTGCTCCAGCGTGTGCTTGAGCGTGATGATGTCGAAGGACGCGTCCGGGAACGGCATCTGCGTCAGTGAGCCGTACTCGGCCGTGTAGCCCCGCTCGCGGCAGAGGTTCACCGAGAACTGCGAGTAGTCCAGCCCCGTGGCCTTCAGCCCTGCTCGCCGCGCTGCTTCCAGCACGTAGCCCGCGGAACAGCCGACATCCAGCAGGTCCTTCGCGTGCGGCGCGTACTCCAGGCACACCAGCACCTGCCGCAGGCACTTGCGCACCCGGTGGTCCCAGCGGCTCAGGTACTTCGCGCGGTTGTGCTTGAAGTACTTCTCCTCGTAGCCGTCGCCGAGGCCCGGCTGCTGCTCGCGCTTGTAGATGAGCCCGCAGCCCGTGCAACGGCCGTAGCTCAGCTCGCGGAACGCAACGACCGGACGGGATCCGGTCTCCTTGCAGACGGGACAGGCGGAGTAGAAGGGAGCAAGCATCGCGGGTCGCACCATCGGGTGCCTCGTTCCGGAGTGTCAATCCCACCCGGAACGCAGACGCGCCTCAAGCCTTCGCCGCTGCCCGCTTCGCCAGGCCGAGCGCTCCCAGGGCGAGCAGGGCGGCGATGGCCACTCCCAGAGCCATGGGCCTCGCGGTGCCGTCGTGGCTCGCGCTCACCGCCGCGGAGGCTCCAGCCGCCAGCATGAACTGGAGCGCTCCCAGCACCGCTGACGCGATGCCTGCCTGCTTCGCGTGCTGCTCCATCGCCAGCGCCGTCGCGTTCGGCGTGATGGCTCCCAGGCTGGAGACGAACACGAACAGCGACAGCGCGATGCCCCACAGCCCACCAAAGCCCGTCGAGGCCACCGCCACCAGCACCACCCCCGCGAGCGCGGCGATGCGCACCGATTGCTTCAACACGCGCTCCGGTGACGAGCGCGCCAGGAGCCAGTGGTTGAGCTGCGACACCGCCACCAGCCCCGCGGCGTTCGCTCCGAAGAACCAGCCGAAGTGCTCCGGCTTCACACCGTGCAACGTGATGAACACGAACGGTGAGCCGCCGATGTACGCGAACATCCCTGCCTGCGAGAGCCCCGCCGCCAGCGCGGGCCCCAGGAAGTCCGGCGCCTTCGTGATGCCCCACATGGCCCGGAACGGGCTGGACCGGGGCTCTCCGTTCCTCGGTGGCGCGGTTTCCGGCAGGATGACGAAGGCCGCTCCCAGCGCGAGGAGGCCGATGACCGCGTGGCTTCCGAAGATGGCTCGCCAGCCCGCGGCCCTGAGCACCCAGCCGCCCAGCAGCGGGGCGAGAATCGGCGCCAGGCCCATCACCAGCACCAGGCGCGACATCATGCGTGCCGCCGCTGATCCCGAGTGCAGGTCCCTCACGACGGCTCGGGAGGTCACCATGCCCACCGAACCGCCCAGCGCCTGCACGAACCGGCACGCCGCCAGCACCTCCGCCGAGGGCGCGGTCGCGCAGCCGATGGAGCCCAGCACGTACAGCAGCAGGCCCACGTAGAGCGGCTTCGTGCGGCCGAACCGGTCGCTCACCGGACCGGAGAGGAGCTGCCCCACCGCGAGCCCCGCGAAGAACGTGGCCAGGGTTCGCTCCACCTCGCCGGCGGTCGCGTGCAGCGACTCGCCGATGGAGGGGAACGCCGGCAGGTACATGTCGATGGACAGCGGCCCGAAGCCGATGAGCGTCCCCAGCAGGAGGATCAGCCCGGGGCCCTCCGTGGAGCGGGACAGCTTGGGCGTGGCGGTCGTCATCTCGCGGTCCTCTTCCGTGGCTTCTTCCGGGCGCGTGCCGGTGCCTGCCCTGGCGTCAGCAACACGCGCAGGAGCTGGCGCAGGACGGCTTCGTCGTCGCCGGGGGCGTAGGTGACGCCTCCCACGTGGGCGTTGAAACAGCGGGCCTCCAGCGCTCCGCAGAGCGCTTCCGCCACGGCCCTCGGCTCGGCCAGGTCCACCCTTCCGGCCCGCTTCGCGCGCGTGAGCCACTTCGTCAGGCCCTCTCGCAGCGCGACCGGGGGCGGCGTCTCCAACTGCATGGCCCTGGCGCCGCCCAGCACCGAGTAGTGCAACACGAACAACCAGGGCACCAGCTGGCGCAGGAAGTCCCGGTGGTGCAGCAGCGCTTCCAGGAGCTGGTCCTCCACGGAGGCGTCGTCCCTTGGTCCGGGCTCCAGCAGCGCCAGCGCGGTGGGCCGCACAGGGCGGAGGGCTCGCGACATCAGCGCCTCCTTGGTCCCTACCCGGTGCAGCAGCGCCGCCTGTGAGATGCCCAGCCGCTTCGCGATGTCCTGCAGCGGAGCGGACGGACCCTGGGCCAGGAACACGGCTCGGGCGGCTTCGTCGATCTCCTGGTCGAGGACGCGTGGGGGACGGGACATGGGCGCGGGGGATTAGTTACTGACTGGTAGGTAACCAATCCACGCAGGCCCTGCAAGGGGCCCGTCCTTCCGGGCCCCCTGTGTTCTTGCTTCCGAGGCGCTCTAGAGGCGCCCGGCCTTGAGCTCGCCCACCAGGTGCGCGCAGGCGCGGACGGTGAGGGCCATCATCGTCAGGGTGGGGTTCTGCGGGCCCTGCGAGGGGAAGCAGGAGCCGTCCATGACGTAGAGGTTGGGCACGTCCCAGCTCTGGTTGAAGGCGTTGAGCACGGACGTCTTCGGGTCCTTGCCCATGCGCGCGGTGCCCACCTCGTGGATGGCCATGCCCGGATGGGAGAGCGTCTTGTTGAC comes from Corallococcus macrosporus and encodes:
- a CDS encoding class I SAM-dependent methyltransferase; translation: MVRPAMLAPFYSACPVCKETGSRPVVAFRELSYGRCTGCGLIYKREQQPGLGDGYEEKYFKHNRAKYLSRWDHRVRKCLRQVLVCLEYAPHAKDLLDVGCSAGYVLEAARRAGLKATGLDYSQFSVNLCRERGYTAEYGSLTQMPFPDASFDIITLKHTLEHVDQPMDGLREIQRVLRPGGVAFVIVPDAAYYKIIVMPRKGRSFRPDRRGWQHHVYFYEHNLADACARAGMHPVKAGKDILRRRLAKGVRAPYEYVRFAFLWAWVQVCRLTHMRREIQVIAQKPKTDAQLTAQKAEAA
- a CDS encoding multidrug effflux MFS transporter; amino-acid sequence: MTTATPKLSRSTEGPGLILLLGTLIGFGPLSIDMYLPAFPSIGESLHATAGEVERTLATFFAGLAVGQLLSGPVSDRFGRTKPLYVGLLLYVLGSIGCATAPSAEVLAACRFVQALGGSVGMVTSRAVVRDLHSGSAAARMMSRLVLVMGLAPILAPLLGGWVLRAAGWRAIFGSHAVIGLLALGAAFVILPETAPPRNGEPRSSPFRAMWGITKAPDFLGPALAAGLSQAGMFAYIGGSPFVFITLHGVKPEHFGWFFGANAAGLVAVSQLNHWLLARSSPERVLKQSVRIAALAGVVLVAVASTGFGGLWGIALSLFVFVSSLGAITPNATALAMEQHAKQAGIASAVLGALQFMLAAGASAAVSASHDGTARPMALGVAIAALLALGALGLAKRAAAKA
- a CDS encoding TetR/AcrR family transcriptional regulator, which codes for MSRPPRVLDQEIDEAARAVFLAQGPSAPLQDIAKRLGISQAALLHRVGTKEALMSRALRPVRPTALALLEPGPRDDASVEDQLLEALLHHRDFLRQLVPWLFVLHYSVLGGARAMQLETPPPVALREGLTKWLTRAKRAGRVDLAEPRAVAEALCGALEARCFNAHVGGVTYAPGDDEAVLRQLLRVLLTPGQAPARARKKPRKRTAR
- the lnt gene encoding apolipoprotein N-acyltransferase: MSVKGWAGALLGVAATTVLFAAFGQLQTGWVWLGAVAMAPWLAAVDRVSSARGALGLGVLLSVTFTAAVFGWFPGAISAYSRAPVWLCWGVFLLIAPVLELQFLTAAWVRWYARRQVGDATRLAWIPPVLTALAYVGTEWFAPKLFAETLGHGLYASETLRQGADVAGAPGLTLVLLLINECAVSVARGLASRRTLRLGPVVVAAVLAVSGWGYGRVRLGQVRAAVHSAPALVVGAVQANITNIEKLAAEQGTYEVVRNILDTHYAMSDALLRSAPLDLLVWPETVYPTTFGTPKSEDGGALDDEIRGWVAERGVPLVFGTYDLDGDREFNAAMFLGPSAAGELAQTAYRKTMLFPLTEWVPDAVDTPTLRAWLPWTGRWKRGPGPRLVDFRLNGGRVLKVAPLICYEALFPNYVAAEVRQGADLLLTLSNDSWFSGTSAPRLHLMHAAFRSIETRTAQVRVTNSGISAFIDPAGTWTSELEDNQRASTVMRVPTAERLSSLAGAWGDWLGPVALVLTVVLAVWIRRRGAERPGRVPV